In Chaetodon auriga isolate fChaAug3 chromosome 7, fChaAug3.hap1, whole genome shotgun sequence, a genomic segment contains:
- the pld3 gene encoding 5'-3' exonuclease PLD3: MKTDVTYDQLVDVEMKRRESNRKAQVYSRCVIALATVATVLLAATALYNLLTPRASSTHPAPSSSLRLPQAESCSDPCKIVLVESIPEGLDFNSSTTHPSIFQAWLNLMAAARSSVDIASFYWTLTNKDTGTDEPTADQGETVLKTLAELSGKLSVRIAVNTPQQSQPQDDLKLLNDSGADIRTVNMRELTSGVLHTKFWIVDKKHIYIGSANMDWRSLTQVKELGAVVYNCSCLAADLGKIFEAYWFLGESRTIPSPWPTSFSTLYNKDTPLQLPLNDTPSHVYLSSSPPSFCAAGRTPDLQSILSVMEDAQSFIYIAVMNYLPTMEFSHPKRYWADIDTQLRRVGYEKRVKVRLLISCWASTQPVMFPFLKSLASVYDPKSKLDIQVRLFVVPASPKQKEIPFARVNHNKYMVTDKIAYIGTSNWSGDYFVSTAGSALVVNQTASQSLEPTVQSQLKAVFERDWSSSYSTPLTQHSNLKDLC, from the exons ATGAAGACGGACGTCACCTACGACCAG CTGGTGGACGTGGAGATGAAGAGACGAGAGTCCAACAGGAAGGCACAGGTG TATTCCAGGTGTGTGATCGCTCTGGCCACTGTGGCGACTGTACTGCTGGCCGCCACGGCCCTCTACAACCTCCTGACACCGAGGGCGTCCTCCACCCACCCCGCCCCGAGCAGCAGCCTCCGTCTGCCGCAGGCCGAGTCCTGCTCGGACCCCTGCAA gaTCGTCCTGGTGGAGAGCATCCCAGAAGGCCTGGACTTTAACTCCAGCACCACCCACCCCTCCATCTTCCAGGCGTGGCTCAATCTGATGGCCGCGGCTCGCAGCAGCGTCGACATTGCCTCTTTCTATTGGACGCTGACCAACAAAGACACTGGCACCGATGAGCCGACGGCCGATCAG GGCGAGACGGTCCTGAAGACGCTAGCCGAGCTGTCGGGGAAGCTGTCCGTTCGCATCGCAGTCAACACGCCGCAGCAGAGTCAACCGCAAGACGACCTCAAGCTGCTCAACGACTCAG gagctGATATCAGGACAGTGAACATGAGGGAGCTCACCTCAGGAGTCCTTCACACCAAGTTCTGGATCGTAGacaagaaacacatttacatcGGCAGTGCCAACATGGACTGGAGGTCCCTGAcgcag GTGAAGGAGCTGGGCGCCGTCGTCTACAACTGCAGCTGCTTGGCCGCAGACCTGGGTAAGATCTTCGAAGCCTATTGGTTCCTGGGGGAGAGCCGGACGATCCCGTCACCGTGGCCCACCAGCTTCTCCACCCTCTACAACAAGGACACGCCCCTTCAGCTGCCACTCAACGACACTCCGTCCCACGTCTACCTGTCG aGTTCCCCTCCGTCCTTCTGTGCAGCCGGCAGGACCCCAGACCTTCAGTCCATCCTCAGTGTGATGGAGGACGCGCAGAGCTTCATCTACATCGCTGTCATGAACTACCTGCCCACCATGGAGTTTTCCCATCCTAAAAG GTACTGGGCAGACATCGACACCCAGCTGAGGCGAGTCGGGTACGAGAAGCGGGTCAAAGTGCGCCTGCTGATCAGCTGCTGGGCCAGCACCCAGCCGGTCATGTTCCCCTTCCTGAAGTCTCTGGCCTCAGTTTACGACCCCAAGAGCAAACTGGACATCCAGGTG AGGCTGTTCGTGGTGCCTGCCAGCCCCAAACAGAAGGAGATTCCCTTTGCCAGAGTCAACCACAACAAGTACATGGTGACCGACAAGATAGCCTACATAG gtaCGTCTAACTGGTCAGGTGACTACTTCGTGAGCACAGCTGGCTCTGCATTGGTTGTCAACCAGACGGCGTCCCAGTCCCTGGAACCAACCGTCCAATCGCAGCTGAAGGCTGTGTTCGAGAGGGACTGGAGCTCCTCCTACAGCACTCCTCTCACCCAGCACTCAAACCTCAAAGACTTGTGCTAG